The Sorex araneus isolate mSorAra2 chromosome X, mSorAra2.pri, whole genome shotgun sequence DNA segment agctccttgcccactatacaatttctctggccctacATGTGCACGTTATAGACATCAAAAAACTCCTTGTGTCCCCTTTCCTTACCCCTGGCCTAGGGATATTGAACCACTATTCTGTTTATCTGTAACACTCACTGTCTCAGAAATCTTGCAGCATTTGCTTTTCTGTATCTGACATCTTTCATTTTGCGTCATGCCGCCAGACTGACCCATGTTGTCACGAAGAGTTGGAATTACTTCCGTTGTCTAGGCTGCATACTGCCGCATGGTATACAGACATTGTCTTGATCCAGTTGTCTGTCAGGAGACAATCAAGCTGCTTCATGACCTTGGTTACTCTGCAGTCAGTCACATGTTCTAGCGCTGAGCCATGCCCTGGGATGGTAGTTACTGTGGAAATGCTTCAGTGACTTGGGAGTGCAGAGCTCTTGGAGACTCTCACCTCAACTCCTTGCATTCCAGCTCAGTGGAGTGACCATGTCATAGGGAAGGAGTCCTTTGCTCTTCGTATTGCATGCCAAAGGGATGCAGTCAGTCCACAGACCTCCTTTCTCTTGAAATGCGTGACATCTGGTAACTCACTAAGCAACCTGAGAAGGAGGTGGCATTACTATTTGCATGTGCCAGCTAGGAAATGGGCATACCGGGTAAGTCAGACGAATAATAATAGATTCCTTTCATCTCTTCTCACTGTCTGTTGCAGTTAAGGTTCTTCTGGCCAAACACAGTCCGTGAAGCCTTCTGGCTCTTTGAAAACCTTCACCTTCACCCTAGACATCTGGACCCAGAGGCCAACAGGAGCTTCAGACACAGAGTGGACCACCATGGACCCCCACCAGAAGCACAGCCCATCATTGGTTTCTGAACCCTCCACCATGACCTGCGAAGAGACTTCTCAGGAAGTCCCGCCGACCCCTCAAGTCTCCTTCTCAGAAATGCTAATGATGGGTCTCAGCGACCTGAACCTCAGTCCTGATGCAAACTCACCTGCTGCTCTACCAGAGAGGCTGCTCCAGCAGCGGTACCGAGATGAGAAAAGCCTGCAGGAGAGGTGGTGGGAAAGGCCAGTGTCCCCTCGAAGGAAGATGACAAAGATGACATTCTTGGGACACCCGAGACAGAGGAACATGGATCTCGTGGCACCTTACCGCGTTAAGAGGGAAGCCAGGGTCTTTTCCTCTAGCCATGGAGACCAGAATACCTTCCGATGTGAATGTCGATACTGCCAGAGCCATAAGCCCAGTGCTTCGGTGCTGCCTGCCGAGAGGAGCCGGGCCCCACCCGCTTCTTCCTGGGACACACTGGTTCAGGGCCTCAATGGCCTGACCCTCAGCCTGGGCACCAGCGGGACCAGCCTTGTGCAGGAAGCGGCACGCCAACAGCAGGACACAGAGGAGAAGCTACAGGTAGATATGGAGCAGGAAAGCAAGGAGATGTTTCAGAGGCTCCTGAAGCAGTGGTTGAAAGAAAACTAGGCTGACCAGACAAACTACAGGtatgaaggtgcttgccttctagAGGGCTGATCCCTGCCCTTTGCctccacccccaagcactgccaggagtggcctctggcaTAGAGCCAGCGTTTGTGTCAGAGCACTGCAGTATGTATCCCCAAACCCAAGagccgaaaaagaaaaaaaaatgaaaaaactgagGTGCATGTTCCCATGTGACCGAGTCCTAAACACAGTCAGCTTTGGAACCTGCTGCTGCAGAATCCCTGTGTGCACCCTCATGCAGCAAGCAGTAAGCAGTAATCTGAGGAGGATCAGAACCAGAGCCATGACTGGATATGCTGTCAGCGTGAGACTGGCTCTGCTCCCGGAGAGGTCCTGGACCTCCCTGGGAATTTCTGGATCAGTCGGGCCCATTCTGGGGCAGGGAGTCTCTATGCCGGTGGTCCAGAACCCTGGTAGTGTAGCTGTCGTGATGCATGTTGTCACTTTGCCACCCTGGACCTtggctctccctccctcctttgttATCAACAGAGAAAACAGTTCCCTCGTGTGGAAGGCTCCTCGGTGTCCCTGAACTATTGAGCAATTTTAGGAACTGCCACCAGCAAGCACCACTCTGTCTCAGGCAATGCCACAAGGTGCTCGGACAGTGGTTTCCAGATTGCCCTGAACAGCCTGGAAAAGTCAGGTGACGTGTGAACTTGCGAGTGTGCCATGAGTTCTCTGAGAAAGTTATTCTGAAAGAAATGCACTATGTTTGCCCGATTCACTACAACTCCCACTTGAAGGAGCTTCACTCGAACTCCCACTGGCAAGAGCTTCCACTGGTTCCTCAGCACTGATaccaaataaataagtgaacaaaaggaaatgaactTTAGGATTTGGGTTTCTTTGCCTGTATTCCTGATACATCACAGATCACTACACGTGGGTCCGGGCCAGCATGTGCAACTTCATGGAAAGGAATTCAGTGCAGACTTGAACAGACAGGGCGGAAGGGCAGGCTGACACATAGCACCTAGCTACTGTTTGGGCCCCTGAGGCAGGACCGGCCTTCTGATGAGCCCCTGAGCAAGTGGGAGACAGAGATGCTGTCCACAGACTTGGAAGCAAAGTCTGTTGCCTACAGCAGGGGATCCTGCGGGCTGCTGCCGCCCCTTCCAGCTCTGCagaggccatgctcagggtctgCCGCCCAGTTGGTGGCCAGGAACAGCTGTTGCGTGCCGAGCTGATGGGATTGGAACAACACTGGGTGACCACTGCACTGTTAGTTTAGATTTCAGACATGGACCTTTCCATCACTGGAGGCAGCAATGATTAAGCCTACCACTCTGTGCCACCACAGTACCAGCTCACATGTTCCTAGATCGAGACCACTGTGGCATGAAGGAAAACTCGGCTTTCTGCCAGTCTGCGTCTGTAGGTTGTCCCTGGGGCTCGGTGGCTGCAAATGTCTACCTCTGATGACAGAAGTGGCTTGTCCACAGATCTCCTTGTGCAGTTTCATTCTAATCACGGGGTTTCATCAGACAACTGGGGCTCGACTGAAGCTACTGGGCAGTTTGAAAGCATTTAATCTCCACCGTGTGAGTTAGTAAAGCAAAGAACAGAGAAGTTGGACATTTTCTCAGAGTGCCACAGCAAAGAGATGAGGAGAGACAGCACATCGCAGGCTGGCTTCAGGACCTGACCCCAAACCACGTCACCGTCCCGTCACCTCCATGAGTCTGTGTAGAACGTGAGAGACGTGGCATTTCAGTGACATGGAGCAGATGGGATCAGTCCCCAAGTCTGAGGAAGGGGCATGTTGTTTCTCTTCACAAGTGCACCGGGGGCGCTCTGCCCCTCCTCCAGCTTGGCTGTTGGCACAGGTATCTGAGGacaaaagacacagacatatctGTGTCCTGAACTGAGCCTGTGATCTGCCAAACGTGCCTACACGTTTCAGTGTGGTAGAGAAACATGACATGCACACGCTGTGTTGCTCGGTGCGGCTGCAAGAGGTGAGAGCTGTGAGAAAGATGAGTTGTGGCTGGGGCTTGGGGTAGCCGAGAGAGGGGCTGCCTGGAGAGGCCAGGTCTTCAGGAGGGTGCAAGGACAAGGGGTGGGAGGGTGCCCTGAGGGACTGAGTGGGCGCCCCGCTACCACCTCATcggctctgtccccagcccctctgcctgggCGTTTGGAAGGGGTTAGATGGCACTCTGGCAGTTCAGAGGATCCCAGCTACACACCCAGAGATAGCAACCCGAGGACTGGGGATGACTGACTCTTTTCACCCTATCATATCTCGGAGGCCCCAGGAGACTTAAAATCTGGGGACGATCACATTAAAATGTAATGCACACATGGCAAATCCAGACAATTAGAGTCATGGATTTATGAAGGGAACATCCTTGCAACAAAAGAAAACCTGGCCCTACAGCCTTCTCCACGGAATTCTAACAGACAGAGGACAATGGTGCCCACCCTTCACAGAAGCTTAATAGAACAGGGGGAAGTAACTATTGCCTAACTCATACTCTGTGTACAATACCACCCTTGTCACCATGCAAGATATGAAAGGAGGAGAAAACTAGTGTCAAATATTTATCTTGAAACCCATGCACAAATCTGCAAAAAATAATAGCAGACCAATTCAGCAACACAGGAAATGTACACGTAAAACAAAAGCAtcattcagcacaatcaaccggGAATTAAAATGCTTAGTAACCACGCAATGTATACCTACCAATATGCAGTATGGACTACCCAATGACATAATGCAGCATATATACAACCTATTCTCAATGCACGATGTATCCCCAAGTTGCAGGATTGCTTTGAAACACAAActttatgaagaaaaagaagccaTTCATGTAAAACAGAAACCATTTGACCCCAATGATACTCACAAAGAGCCTTTTTCAAAGTCAAGGCccattcatctttttaaaatttatgtctgtttattttaaattgaatcacagtgagatacacagttacacagttgaccatgtttgggtttcagtcataacatTTTCCAACACCCGTCTCATTACCAGGGTACATTCCGAACCACAAAAAGGCCCCaattttcctcccacccaccccctgtctctatggcagggcaggcacttttcttctctttctcttctatttctctctctctctgcactatggtttgtaatacagatactgagaagttatcaggTATATCGCTTTAAGGTCCATTCATCTTGATGAGATTCGCTGAGCTATAGACAGAGGAAATGAACATCCTCTATGGATCAAGGCTCTCTTCCCAAAGCCTACTGCTCATCCCGTGAAGTTGTTTTCCCCGGAGAGCGAGAGTAGGCAAGCAGGTATGCTCCCACCACTTCTGTGCAACGTTATGCTGATACTTGTGTCACTTCTGTAGCACCATCATTCACAGAAAGAAAGGCAAATACGGAGTTAGTAGAAATGAAAGTAAAGGtatactttatactttatacCTCGCGAAGAGGTATACTCCGGTGTTTATAGCAGCATAGTTCTCCTAATTGTTAAACCCGGGAGATATCCTAAAAGAATGTCATCTGATGGCGGGATAGATGCACGGTGCACTACCTATGTGATAGACACTGCCATTGGTCGATGTGCTGCAAGATCTATGAAACTCCCAAGTGTTATGCTAAATGAAGGAAAGCAGACTTGAAAGACCGCTTACTGCATGAGTCAGGTGTTTTTGGAAGACCACGCACGGCAGCTATTCAGAGCCGGAAATTAGATTGGAGGTCacttgggcctggagagagaggcTGGTGGGCAAAGGCCAGTGGGTACCCCTGCTGTGGGGGGTTGATGGAAATTGTCTGGAACTGAAGAGTAGAAATGGTTGAACAACTCTGTAGCCTTGAGGAGAGCCTCTGCATTGAGTCTGCTGCCTACAACTAGGGATCCTGCAGGCTCATGCCCCGGCTCCCCTTCAAACTCTCAGGGCCCTCCTGGGTTTCTGGTATCTTTGAACCGTATGGATTTTGTGAGACATCATTCATGTAATTATAACGATATCTAGAAACTATACTGCAAGTGTCCAGAAAAATCAAGCGGTAAGAGGTATGCCGTGGGTGTTTTAACAGTAAGGAACACAGTCACACAACCGCCCAAGGTTTTGTATTATTACAATGAGGAGCACAGATTCTGGCTTCTGCCTGCCCTGCCTCCTCCTCAAAGTGCACTACCTGCTCCCAACAGGTGAGGTCACTCTGTGCGTCTGTACAGACAGGAACTGGTGAGACCACACCCCTTCCCTGTAGGCTTTTgggttaggggtgtgtgtgtgtgtgtgtgtgtgtgtgtgtgtgtgtgtgtgtgtgtgtgtgtgtgtgtgtgtgtgtgtgtgtgtgtgtgtgtgtgttcgcctGTGCGCGCACATattgcacacacatgtgtgaacTGCAGGCGGGCACGTGTGCGTGATCAATAACAGTCACTTTTGTCTCAGctttgtgtgtacgtgtgtgggtgtgtgatcAAGAGATAGAAACAATAAGGTTGACTCATAACCACTTCCAGTGTGTGGGCTGTGGGTGGGCTTTCATCATCCACCTGCCCTGAATTTCCACTTCTGTGTTTTTCCATTCTCTGCAGATCCTAAGGAGCTGCCTTCTGTTTCCCTGGTAACGAGCCTCAGCCCAGGCTTCAAACCTCTTGTCACAGGGACACACAAAGAGGGCTGAGGActgcccacccctcctccctccagcccatcCAACCAGCCTCTGAGGCTCCCCTGTGTGCTCAGCCACCTGTGGGGTGAGAAGCAGAGCAGTAACCAAGACAACAGAACTCCAGCTGCCTCTCCTCCTGggagcctcctccctcccctctgcctgcctgcccttCTGCTAAGCCAGGAAACCTTGTGCTTGGAAGCACAGCCTGAGGACCTGCAGCTGCTCTTCACAGAGCTGTCCGATGCCCGAGTCAGAAGGGGGCTGAGGAAGATTCGTGTCTGCTCCAATGGTCTGTGACAATTACCCGAACCACTGTATTTTGTTAGAACCTCCGGTATCAATATACACTACACAAAATGCATATTAACAGGTATCTGTAAAGTTGTAATCCCCGAGCATAACCAGCTGTGGCCTAAACTCTCAAATTAGAATGTTCATTTTGGGGGGCCGCGTTGacgggctcagggatcattcctggtgggctcaggggcacaatatggggtgctggtgatcgaacctggttggccgcgtgcaaagcaaatgccctaccctctgtaacgCCCTCTGCCTGGCCCCTCAAATTAAACTATTCCAGTTAATTAGCACTAGCCATCCTACACGTGAGGGGGAAAGTGTTTTCATTATAATCATAACAAGCATGGCTCCAGAGCCCAAGGTTGTACTTCCTTTGTTGTTGCAATTGTTGCAattgttggtttggggtcacacccagtggtgctcaggaccatacctgactctgccctcaaggatcactcctggtgggctccggggaccctatggaatgcagGGATCTAAGGCGGGTCAGCCAAAtgcgaggcaagagccctacctgctgtactatttctccagtcccccgAGATGATATAGCAGACTAGATGGTTAACGCTTATGTGcatctcttctttctcagcatCTCCCGAGCTtctggtctgtctgtctgtctggcatTCGTTTGTCAACAACAGTCAGCAGTGTGCGTAGGGCTTaaaactggctctgtgctcagggatcggggggtcaggggtcactcctggctcagggctggagagaccatcgagggtgctggggattgaacgtgggtggGCCACGGGCCAGACAAGtaccttactttctgtactatctctccagccctccgaTCTGAGCTTCTGGAAGAAAGCAGGTGCTGCAGACCTTCCCCAGGACTGAGAAGCCTCTGCCTGGAATGTGGCTCATCTTCCAGGCAAACTCACAGGCCTTGTCGAGACCTAGAGAACGTACTGTCACAAAAGCCACCTGGACAGAAAGAGAACTCGAACAGTACGAGTCTGAACTGAAGGGCTCCTCTCTAAGCAGCCCGAGAGGTTGCCTCAGAGGAGCCtagagagctgggggtggggggcgtgacAGGCAACAGCCTTGAGAGGGGGCCTCACAAGAGCAATGGAATGATAGGGCCTAAAGTCCTAGTGAAGTGATGGAGTAGGAATTATCCAACAAGATGCCCCCCTTTCACATGTAAGGACAAGAGGAATGTACCAGTGTCAGCTGAATGGCATGTGAGCATGGGGCAGGTTTTCCTGTTTGTTGGGGGAGTTCCCACAACATAGTGGGGGGGGGATGGCGCTGGGCAGAGGACTCAAGTCTCTGAGAGCTGGGACAGGTatttgggcggggagggggagctgggcaGGAGAGCTCAAGTCTCTTAGAGTGGGGAGGCATGGCACCCTGACAGGGAGGGCTGAGAGCAGCCCGGGGGCCTGCAGGGTCCGCCAGACACAGGTAGGTTGGGACTGGGAAGCTCTAAGAATTCCCACCCGATTCCTTCTGTCTTCTCCATGAACTGTCAGAGGAGATCACTGCGGGCAAAGAGGCTGTGGCAAGGAGAGGGAGCGTCCTGGAAGAGGATGAGAGGGAGAAGCAATTCTCTCCTGCTTAGGGATTTCCAAGGAAACAACTCACAGAGTCAGAATGGTTCCTTCTCAGGGCTGGGGCGGATCCCGAGCAGGAGCACACGGTGCTCAATGCATAACCAGGTGAGTGTCTGCCACCACGTTTCAGCTGCTGAGACAGAGGCACAGGACTATGGCCTAGACTGGGGCATCCTGGactagggagaaaggacaaaaggTGCCTTGGAGGGGGAGAGTTGATGGTCTTTGGTAACCTGGGTAGCAGGAGCCTGGCTCAAAACTAGGAAGGTTTCGGCCTGGAGGCGGCCCGGGagggaagcagggctggagagggttCAAGGGTTGCCGAGCCTAGGTTGATGCTGGGCCTGCACTGGAGCCTCAGCATGGCACGGGTTCCCCGGGAGCAACACCCCTctgcacccgcccctcccccagcacacagGGCAGGGAGTGgtgacccccaaagcagaaacagagagaagacatTAGATGCATGTGCGGATCAGAGAGCTCGCGCCTGGCAGGCCTAGGGCCCAGGCTTCCATCCCCGGCCCGCAGGGTCTCAGGGGCAAGAGGGTCTCAGCAAC contains these protein-coding regions:
- the FAM156B gene encoding protein FAM156A/FAM156B; protein product: MDPHQKHSPSLVSEPSTMTCEETSQEVPPTPQVSFSEMLMMGLSDLNLSPDANSPAALPERLLQQRYRDEKSLQERWWERPVSPRRKMTKMTFLGHPRQRNMDLVAPYRVKREARVFSSSHGDQNTFRCECRYCQSHKPSASVLPAERSRAPPASSWDTLVQGLNGLTLSLGTSGTSLVQEAARQQQDTEEKLQVDMEQESKEMFQRLLKQWLKEN